One Anastrepha obliqua isolate idAnaObli1 chromosome 6, idAnaObli1_1.0, whole genome shotgun sequence DNA window includes the following coding sequences:
- the LOC129249825 gene encoding homeobox protein onecut isoform X1: protein MDSLNEILDNQSLTCQLANDTNDLITTASSVAGRREVNFSVNHLSSPNNTTLFVGNRTSSPPTSAHNGAVDKHNVVAHTVVTTSDGTITNVEGAGPVVMVRTIIDGLSHSPVHSTFQATAPASAPNHHLDQHPNNQYHVETSHEQLLQIGNDHQRQQDHHRQLPENRLHGRSPVEFVGSNVTLDELAVGSSPNSSDVNIIGVKQEHKDVILDTNEVCNNSSGKRRREETSNLLVRAHLHHGSNSGSLDVSHIDVNVSVDAIDDLSSDTVEVTLNQHHHHHVQQHHQQLLQHHYSGSNRKSGNSAAQDSQHHDHQQHLGQLGGLHNQHKNAQYSVQETPSHHHQTSHHEVLSVIVQQHEDSRGSAAQMLSPELGVVGDSSIEPTTYQTLTSVNGRMSPPSFSPTSSYATLTPLQPLPPISTMSDKFVYGGHINGGGVGVGGNGIGSSTSSNSNSSSGGVGPFAAMPHQNSLGGLSLSSLSSVQSPYSSYDKLPSIGMPMSPPHNYVTPPSHTLSGMVVACELQTGSPSPCGALSPQSAYSHSTELQSPPLPTSKTEHGGLTGSGGRTTLQMHQSESQKQVICLSPRVTMGNGTVVRENVVVTGYESPYDPNHRDILVNTTPTSSSTSGGRSSHLQLPHSPILSPHSVSAGSVSLNSPGSCSMVNQTVLTLPPINGAMATLSAASLGSRGIAEISPLHRDTVVVSLTPSPPSSDMVETAPTLSVIHQPTAHTHHQQQQQVVIGAQQQHQHHSKHSHPVTSDCSLNVSLSNSSNLRLTNIHERQNMLGHNNNLCNIVQQPRQQFQSDQQPHQLQINIQHITSSNNGSNSSSGSSGGNTIGGSVGSSSNSSGGANSASVLTGGNDMEEINTKDLAQRISAELKRYSIPQAIFAQRVLCRSQGTLSDLLRNPKPWSKLKSGRETFRRMYKWLQEPEFQRMSALRMAAAQMPQRSSINGTNGTVTISSGGGIVSPCSVSIGSNSNGGGSLSGNGVCRRKEEPHIEQMPQPKKPRLVFTDLQRRTLQAIFKETKRPSKEMQVTIARQLGLEPTTVGNFFMNARRRSMDKWRDDDSKGVGMQRHGSGSGGSGNRFSNNNSNDNDIHHHNYHHQHHHAQQHQQSAISPSNHNPLDLDDDPEVDLDLGHDDFDLEGEHDHDPDNDDML, encoded by the exons ATGGACTCCTTAAACGAAATCCTCGACAACCAGTCGCTCACTTGCCAATTGGCCAATGACACAAACGATTTGATTACTACAGCCTCATCCGTAGCTGGCCGTCGTGAGGTCAACTTCAGCGTCAATCATCTGTCATCGCCGAATAATACGACGCTTTTTGTTGGTAACCGCACCTCGTCGCCTCCGACATCTGCACACAACGGTGCCGTAGATAAGCATAATGTTGTGGCGCATACAGTAGTGACAACCAGCGATGGCACTATCACCAACGTAGAGGGAGCCGGTCCAGTCGTAATGGTACGAACTATAATTGATGGTCTCAGCCATAGTCCAGTACATTCGACGTTTCAGGCAACAGCGCCTGCTTCCGCTCCAAATCATCACCTAGATCAACACCCAAACAATCAATATCATGTAGAGACGTCCCATGAGCAATTGCTCCAAATAGGAAATGACCACCAACGTCAGCAAGACCATCACCGCCAGCTCCCAGAGAATCGTTTACATGGCAGAAGTCCTGTCGAATTTGTAGGCTCCAATGTTACCCTAGATGAGTTAGCTGTTGGCTCATCACCCAACTCAAGTGATGTAAATATTATTGGTGTAAAGCAAGAGCATAAGGATGTGATATTGGATACGAACGAAGTGTGTAATAATAGTAGTGGCAAGCGAAGAAGGGAAGAAACCAGCAATTTGTTGGTCAGGGCACACTTACATCATGGCAGTAATAGTGGGAGTTTAGATGTGTCACACATTGATGTTAACGTCAGTGTAGATGCGATCGATGATCTTTCGTCGGATACGGTTGAGGTGACCTTAAATCAACATCACCACCACCACGTTCAACAACATCACCAACAACTGCTGCAACATCACTATAGTGGTAGCAACAGAAAGAGTGGAAATTCAGCAGCACAGGACTCTCAACATCATGACCATCAGCAACATCTTGGCCAACTGGGTGGATTGCACAATCAACATAAAAATGCCCAATATTCTGTACAAGAAACACCCAGCCATCATCACCAGACATCCCATCACGAAGTGTTATCGGTGATTGTGCAGCAGCATGAAGATTCCCGCGGCTCGGCTGCTCAGATGCTCAGTCCTGAGCTGGGTGTGGTTGGGGACAGCTCAATAGAACCGACCACGTACCAAACATTGACGTCAGTAAATGGACGCATGTCTCCTCCAAGCTTTAGTCCGACGTCTTCATATGCCACTCTGACACCGCTACAACCCCTACCACCCATTTCGACCATGTCTGACAAATTTGTGTATGGCGGTCACATAAACGGCGGCGGCGTGGGTGTCGGTGGCAATGGCATTGGTAGCAGTACAAGTAGTAATAGTAATTCTTCGTCGGGAGGTGTGGGACCATTCGCAGCAATGCCACATCAAAACAGTTTGGGAGGGCTCAGTTTAAGTAGCCTTAGCAGCGTCCAGTCGCCATACTCATCATACGACAAGCTGCCTTCGATAGGTATGCCAATGTCACCACCGCACAATTATGTTACCCCGCCATCGCACACACTCTCTGGGATGGTGGTAGCATGTGAACTTCAAACTGGATCTCCGAGTCCGTGCGGTGCGCTTTCACCGCAGTCAGCCTATAGTCATTCTACAGAATTGCAGTCACCTCCCCTTCCTACCTCCAAAACAGAGCACGGCGGGCTTACTGGCAGTGGCGGTAGAACAACTCTGCAAATGCACCAATCTGAATCACAGAAGCAAGTTATATGCCTTTCGCCACGCGTCACGATGGGTAATGGTACTGTTGTTAGGGAGAATGTTGTTGTTACTGGCTATGAATCACCATATGACCCCAATCACAGAGATATTTTGGTAAATACAACGCCGACGTCCTCTTCAACGTCTGGAGGACGAAGTTCTCACCTTCAATTACCGCATAGCCCCATATTGAGTCCGCACTCCGTATCAGCTGGGTCGGTATCATTAAATTCACCAGGTAGCTGCAGTATGGTTAATCAAACGGTGTTAACGTTGCCACCCATCAATGGAGCAATGGCAACCTTATCTGCCGCCTCGCTTGGAAGTAGAGGTATCGCAGAAATTTCCCCATTGCATCGAGATACTGTAGTAGTATCACTTACCCCATCGCCACCATCTAGCGATATGGTGGAAACAGCCCCCACGCTATCGGTTATTCATCAACCCACGGCTCATACACAtcatcaacagcaacaacaagtagTCATTGGTGCACAACAACAGCACCAACACCACAGCAAACACTCGCATCCTGTCACTAGTGACTGCAGTCTCAATGTTAGCCTGTCCAACAGCAGCAATCTGCGCTTGACCAATATACACGAACGGCAAAATATGCTTGGTCACaacaataatttgtgcaatatTGTACAACAGCCACGGCAACAGTTTCAAAGCGACCAGCAACCACATCAATTGCAGATAAATATCCAACACATAACAAGCAGTAATAATGGTAGCAATAGTTCTAGTGGATCAAGTGGTGGTAACACCATAGGTGGAAGTGTCGGTAGTAGCAGCAATAGCAGCGGAGGTGCAAATTCTGCTAGTGTCCTTACTGGCGGAAACGATATGGAGGAAATTAATACCAAAGATCTGGCGCAGCGCATATCGGCTGAGCTGAAACGGTATAGTATCCCGCAGGCAATATTTGCTCAGCGAGTGCTTTGTCGTTCACAAGGTACACTTTCCGATCTACTTCGCAATCCAAAGCCATGGTCAAAACTCAAATCCGGGCGCGAGACTTTTCGTCGCATGTACAAGTGGCTGCAAGAGCCCGAGTTTCAGCGAATGTCGGCGCTTCGCATGGCAGCAGCACAGATGCCTCAACGCAGTAGTATCAACGGAACGAATGGTACGGTCACAATTTCTTCTGGTGGTGGTATTGTTAGCCCCTGTAGTGTTAGCATTGGCAGCAATTCCAATGGCG GAGGCAGTTTGAGCGGAAACGGAGTGTGCCGCCGTAAAGAAGAGCCACATATAGAACAAATGCCACAACCAAAAAAGCCGAGGCTTGTCTTCACAGACCTGCAGAGGCGAACACTCCAAGCAATATTCAAA GAAACAAAGAGGCCTTCAAAAGAGATGCAAGTGACAATTGCTCGTCAGCTAGGATTAGAACCTACCACCGTTGGGAATTTCTTCATGAACGCTCGTCGCCGTTCCATGGACAAATGGCGTGACGATGATTCGAAAGGAGTGGGAATGCAGCGTCATGGAAGCGGTAGCGGAGGTAGTGGAAATCGCTTTAGTAACAATAATAGCAATGATAACGATATCCATCATCACAACTATCACCATCAACATCATCATGCACAGCAACATCAGCAGTCAGCGATCTCCCCAAGTAATCACAATCCATTGGATCTGGATGATGATCCCGAAGTAGACTTAGATCTCGGTCATGATGATTTCGATCTTGAAGGTGAACACGATCATGATCCAGATAATGACGACATGTTGTGA
- the LOC129249825 gene encoding homeobox protein onecut isoform X2 encodes MDSLNEILDNQSLTCQLANDTNDLITTASSVAGRREVNFSVNHLSSPNNTTLFVGNRTSSPPTSAHNGAVDKHNVVAHTVVTTSDGTITNVEGAGPVVMVRTIIDGLSHSPVHSTFQATAPASAPNHHLDQHPNNQYHVETSHEQLLQIGNDHQRQQDHHRQLPENRLHGRSPVEFVGSNVTLDELAVGSSPNSSDVNIIGVKQEHKDVILDTNEVCNNSSGKRRREETSNLLVRAHLHHGSNSGSLDVSHIDVNVSVDAIDDLSSDTVEVTLNQHHHHHVQQHHQQLLQHHYSGSNRKSGNSAAQDSQHHDHQQHLGQLGGLHNQHKNAQYSVQETPSHHHQTSHHEVLSVIVQQHEDSRGSAAQMLSPELGVVGDSSIEPTTYQTLTSVNGRMSPPSFSPTSSYATLTPLQPLPPISTMSDKFVYGGHINGGGVGVGGNGIGSSTSSNSNSSSGGVGPFAAMPHQNSLGGLSLSSLSSVQSPYSSYDKLPSIGMPMSPPHNYVTPPSHTLSGMVVACELQTGSPSPCGALSPQSAYSHSTELQSPPLPTSKTEHGGLTGSGGRTTLQMHQSESQKQVICLSPRVTMGNGTVVRENVVVTGYESPYDPNHRDILVNTTPTSSSTSGGRSSHLQLPHSPILSPHSVSAGSVSLNSPGSCSMVNQTVLTLPPINGAMATLSAASLGSRGIAEISPLHRDTVVVSLTPSPPSSDMVETAPTLSVIHQPTAHTHHQQQQQVVIGAQQQHQHHSKHSHPVTSDCSLNVSLSNSSNLRLTNIHERQNMLGHNNNLCNIVQQPRQQFQSDQQPHQLQINIQHITSSNNGSNSSSGSSGGNTIGGSVGSSSNSSGGANSASVLTGGNDMEEINTKDLAQRISAELKRYSIPQAIFAQRVLCRSQGTLSDLLRNPKPWSKLKSGRETFRRMYKWLQEPEFQRMSALRMAAAQMPQRSSINGTNGTVTISSGGGIVSPCSVSIGSNSNGGGSLSGNGVCRRKEEPHIEQMPQPKKPRLVFTDLQRRTLQAIFKETKRPSKEMQVTIARQLGLEPTTVGNFFMNARRRSMDKWRDDDSKGVGMQRHGSGSGATSAVSDLPK; translated from the exons ATGGACTCCTTAAACGAAATCCTCGACAACCAGTCGCTCACTTGCCAATTGGCCAATGACACAAACGATTTGATTACTACAGCCTCATCCGTAGCTGGCCGTCGTGAGGTCAACTTCAGCGTCAATCATCTGTCATCGCCGAATAATACGACGCTTTTTGTTGGTAACCGCACCTCGTCGCCTCCGACATCTGCACACAACGGTGCCGTAGATAAGCATAATGTTGTGGCGCATACAGTAGTGACAACCAGCGATGGCACTATCACCAACGTAGAGGGAGCCGGTCCAGTCGTAATGGTACGAACTATAATTGATGGTCTCAGCCATAGTCCAGTACATTCGACGTTTCAGGCAACAGCGCCTGCTTCCGCTCCAAATCATCACCTAGATCAACACCCAAACAATCAATATCATGTAGAGACGTCCCATGAGCAATTGCTCCAAATAGGAAATGACCACCAACGTCAGCAAGACCATCACCGCCAGCTCCCAGAGAATCGTTTACATGGCAGAAGTCCTGTCGAATTTGTAGGCTCCAATGTTACCCTAGATGAGTTAGCTGTTGGCTCATCACCCAACTCAAGTGATGTAAATATTATTGGTGTAAAGCAAGAGCATAAGGATGTGATATTGGATACGAACGAAGTGTGTAATAATAGTAGTGGCAAGCGAAGAAGGGAAGAAACCAGCAATTTGTTGGTCAGGGCACACTTACATCATGGCAGTAATAGTGGGAGTTTAGATGTGTCACACATTGATGTTAACGTCAGTGTAGATGCGATCGATGATCTTTCGTCGGATACGGTTGAGGTGACCTTAAATCAACATCACCACCACCACGTTCAACAACATCACCAACAACTGCTGCAACATCACTATAGTGGTAGCAACAGAAAGAGTGGAAATTCAGCAGCACAGGACTCTCAACATCATGACCATCAGCAACATCTTGGCCAACTGGGTGGATTGCACAATCAACATAAAAATGCCCAATATTCTGTACAAGAAACACCCAGCCATCATCACCAGACATCCCATCACGAAGTGTTATCGGTGATTGTGCAGCAGCATGAAGATTCCCGCGGCTCGGCTGCTCAGATGCTCAGTCCTGAGCTGGGTGTGGTTGGGGACAGCTCAATAGAACCGACCACGTACCAAACATTGACGTCAGTAAATGGACGCATGTCTCCTCCAAGCTTTAGTCCGACGTCTTCATATGCCACTCTGACACCGCTACAACCCCTACCACCCATTTCGACCATGTCTGACAAATTTGTGTATGGCGGTCACATAAACGGCGGCGGCGTGGGTGTCGGTGGCAATGGCATTGGTAGCAGTACAAGTAGTAATAGTAATTCTTCGTCGGGAGGTGTGGGACCATTCGCAGCAATGCCACATCAAAACAGTTTGGGAGGGCTCAGTTTAAGTAGCCTTAGCAGCGTCCAGTCGCCATACTCATCATACGACAAGCTGCCTTCGATAGGTATGCCAATGTCACCACCGCACAATTATGTTACCCCGCCATCGCACACACTCTCTGGGATGGTGGTAGCATGTGAACTTCAAACTGGATCTCCGAGTCCGTGCGGTGCGCTTTCACCGCAGTCAGCCTATAGTCATTCTACAGAATTGCAGTCACCTCCCCTTCCTACCTCCAAAACAGAGCACGGCGGGCTTACTGGCAGTGGCGGTAGAACAACTCTGCAAATGCACCAATCTGAATCACAGAAGCAAGTTATATGCCTTTCGCCACGCGTCACGATGGGTAATGGTACTGTTGTTAGGGAGAATGTTGTTGTTACTGGCTATGAATCACCATATGACCCCAATCACAGAGATATTTTGGTAAATACAACGCCGACGTCCTCTTCAACGTCTGGAGGACGAAGTTCTCACCTTCAATTACCGCATAGCCCCATATTGAGTCCGCACTCCGTATCAGCTGGGTCGGTATCATTAAATTCACCAGGTAGCTGCAGTATGGTTAATCAAACGGTGTTAACGTTGCCACCCATCAATGGAGCAATGGCAACCTTATCTGCCGCCTCGCTTGGAAGTAGAGGTATCGCAGAAATTTCCCCATTGCATCGAGATACTGTAGTAGTATCACTTACCCCATCGCCACCATCTAGCGATATGGTGGAAACAGCCCCCACGCTATCGGTTATTCATCAACCCACGGCTCATACACAtcatcaacagcaacaacaagtagTCATTGGTGCACAACAACAGCACCAACACCACAGCAAACACTCGCATCCTGTCACTAGTGACTGCAGTCTCAATGTTAGCCTGTCCAACAGCAGCAATCTGCGCTTGACCAATATACACGAACGGCAAAATATGCTTGGTCACaacaataatttgtgcaatatTGTACAACAGCCACGGCAACAGTTTCAAAGCGACCAGCAACCACATCAATTGCAGATAAATATCCAACACATAACAAGCAGTAATAATGGTAGCAATAGTTCTAGTGGATCAAGTGGTGGTAACACCATAGGTGGAAGTGTCGGTAGTAGCAGCAATAGCAGCGGAGGTGCAAATTCTGCTAGTGTCCTTACTGGCGGAAACGATATGGAGGAAATTAATACCAAAGATCTGGCGCAGCGCATATCGGCTGAGCTGAAACGGTATAGTATCCCGCAGGCAATATTTGCTCAGCGAGTGCTTTGTCGTTCACAAGGTACACTTTCCGATCTACTTCGCAATCCAAAGCCATGGTCAAAACTCAAATCCGGGCGCGAGACTTTTCGTCGCATGTACAAGTGGCTGCAAGAGCCCGAGTTTCAGCGAATGTCGGCGCTTCGCATGGCAGCAGCACAGATGCCTCAACGCAGTAGTATCAACGGAACGAATGGTACGGTCACAATTTCTTCTGGTGGTGGTATTGTTAGCCCCTGTAGTGTTAGCATTGGCAGCAATTCCAATGGCG GAGGCAGTTTGAGCGGAAACGGAGTGTGCCGCCGTAAAGAAGAGCCACATATAGAACAAATGCCACAACCAAAAAAGCCGAGGCTTGTCTTCACAGACCTGCAGAGGCGAACACTCCAAGCAATATTCAAA GAAACAAAGAGGCCTTCAAAAGAGATGCAAGTGACAATTGCTCGTCAGCTAGGATTAGAACCTACCACCGTTGGGAATTTCTTCATGAACGCTCGTCGCCGTTCCATGGACAAATGGCGTGACGATGATTCGAAAGGAGTGGGAATGCAGCGTCATGGAAGCGGTAGCGGAG CAACATCAGCAGTCAGCGATCTCCCCAAGTAA
- the LOC129249826 gene encoding putative uncharacterized protein DDB_G0282499 yields MHAKTALHSATSVEVMHAKQILVSNKNLTIAKKHKKWYTTSATTILSNVDTELKNKIMVLQTNTKNDHGCGGQHRTCLPTMNLIPEFGDGRNSSLMCKFTYRDHSSGTVSDNILKKNQDLVIESQKNKQLSFKNSKFLRYPLINYLKPNTINTTQSHIIDHASDVRHKTQFVPTDVAKYQTNTNNMGQFSLASGDSNCSLRKQLIVAVVGCDGNIQQRNSDNFEIGSAGMSISSEVNTIGNRNNNEDPHVQNMTNNVFAEFVLKNNDSDNILMRSCTSELSKCNDNNVAIYCVPNNNHIREDLRKKTNSPQWQTPQDMNITGSYSQVGCLLTNSPNIRGIDNAGVMHDMLNDPIEQVFAGLNNDNRNCIDHKLMPKYVLKLHTKQSHAQYQQQRQRQYANADITADNLRNADYVSDCEDIQRLMCPSTLKGALTLQQDMVQQDDLHQNRSGKLLDDDNNTSGIPFCVSSISVSDCVEYLNDELEDLKVMLVC; encoded by the coding sequence ATGCACGCTAAGACAGCGTTACATTCTGCGACCTCAGTCGAAGTCATGCACGCGAAACAAATTTTAgttagcaataaaaatttaacgatTGCCAAGAAGCATAAAAAGTGGTATACGACCTCTGCAACTACAATATTATCGAATGTGGATACTGAgctgaaaaacaaaatcatgGTATTACAAACCAATACGAAAAATGACCATGGTTGTGGTGGTCAACATAGGACTTGCTTACCAACTATGAATTTGATACCCGAATTCGGTGACGGTAGGAACAGTAGTTTGATGTGTAAATTCACATATAGGGATCACAGCAGCGGTACCGTTTcagataatattttaaaaaaaaatcaagatttAGTTATTGAAAGTCAGAAGAATAAGCAGTTAAGTTTCAAAAATAGCAAGTTCTTACGGTATCCCCTGATTAATTACCTCAAACCGAACACAATAAATACGACCCAGAGCCACATCATTGATCATGCTTCTGACGTTCGGCACAAAACGCAATTCGTGCCAACTGACGTGGCAAAATACCAAACTAATACCAATAATATGGGGCAGTTTTCTTTGGCGTCTGGCGACTCTAACTGTAGTCTTAGGAAACAGCTTATAGTTGCTGTTGTGGGTTGCGATGGCAATATACAGCAAAGAAACAGCGATAATTTCGAGATTGGGAGTGCTGGCATGAGTATTTCTAGCGAAGTCAACACAATTGGAAATAGAAATAACAATGAGGATCCCCATGTTCAAAACATGACGAATAATGTCTTTGCCGAATTcgttttaaaaaacaatgattCCGATAATATACTCATGAGGAGTTGCACCTCAGAGTTGTCCAAATGTAATGACAACAATGTCGCTATATACTGTGTGCCCAATAATAATCATATTAGGGAAGATTTAAGAAAGAAAACGAATAGTCCTCAATGGCAGACACCACAAGATATGAACATTACTGGCAGTTATAGCCAAGTTGGCTGTTTATTGACCAATTCGCCCAATATACGGGGTATTGACAACGCTGGTGTAATGCACGATATGCTTAATGATCCTATTGAACAGGTGTTTGCAGGTTTAAATAATGACAATAGAAATTGTATCGATCACAAATTAATGCCCAAATACGTTCTAAAATTGCACACGAAACAGTCGCATGCTCAATATCAGCAGCAACGGCAAAGGCAATATGCGAATGCAGATATAACAGCCGACAATTTGCGTAATGCTGACTACGTGAGCGATTGTGAGGATATACAGCGATTGATGTGCCCCAGTACCCTTAAAGGCGCGTTGACACTGCAGCAGGACATGGTGCAGCAAGACGATCTGCACCAAAATAGAAGTGGAAAGCTCCTCGATGACGATAATAATACTTCAGGGATTCCGTTTTGCGTGAGCAGCATAAGTGTAAGCGATTGTGTCGAATATTTAAACGACGAACTGGAAGATCTGAAGGTTATGTTAGTCTGCTAG